A single region of the Drosophila miranda strain MSH22 chromosome 2, D.miranda_PacBio2.1, whole genome shotgun sequence genome encodes:
- the LOC108155813 gene encoding pre-mRNA-splicing factor RBM22, translated as MSMSKTTNTYNRQNWEDAEFPILCQTCLGDNPYVRMIKERFGKECKICTRPFTIFRWCPGARMRFKKTEICQTCARLKNVCQTCLLDLEYGLPIQVRDAALKVADTMPQSDVNKEYYIQNIDAQLQDGDGTEAAGAVGRSLAANEMLSKLARTAPYYKRNRPHICSFWVKGECKRGEECPYRHDKPNEPDDPLCEQNIKDRYYGRNDPVAEKIMKRAASLPTLEPPEDRNITTLYVGNLPEEITEPELRDQFYQYGEIRSIALVPRQQCAFVQYTKRSAAELAAERSFNKLVIHGRKVSIKWAHSQAKQGTAAKTERRFEVAGIPPPSAKPNDYFNLRQEQINVMPAGMKLHQLPSNLVPASAYQMYGQPTYAAPYSNTNSGTSATATSTSGVNLDSISIPPPPGQVPYPSQDATRMGALNK; from the coding sequence ATGTCTATGTCCAAGACCACAAACACCTACAACCGACAGAACTGGGAAGACGCCGAATTTCCGATTCTGTGCCAAACCTGCCTGGGGGACAATCCGTACGTGCGCATGATAAAAGAGCGATTCGGCAAGGAATGCAAGATTTGCACGCGTCCGTTTACCATATTCCGCTGGTGTCCAGGAGCCCGAATGCGCTTCAAGAAAACGGAGATTTGCCAGACGTGTGCGCGCctaaaaaatgtttgtcagACATGCCTGCTGGACCTGGAGTACGGACTGCCAATTCAAGTGCGAGACGCTGCCCTCAAGGTGGCTGACACCATGCCCCAAAGTGACGTTAACAAGGAGTACTACATTCAGAACATCGATGCTCAGCTTCAGGATGGCGATGGCACTGAGGCGGCTGGCGCCGTCGGCCGCTCTCTGGCGGCCAATGAGATGCTGTCCAAATTGGCACGGACTGCACCCTACTATAAGCGGAACAGACCTCACATCTGCTCTTTCTGGGTAAAGGGTGAGTGCAAGCGTGGCGAGGAGTGTCCATACCGTCACGACAAGCCGAACGAGCCCGACGACCCACTCTGCGAACAAAACATTAAAGATCGCTACTATGGACGCAACGATCCAGTGGCCGAAAAGATCATGAAGCGAGCAGCCTCGCTGCCAACGCTCGAGCCTCCAGAGGACCGCAACATAACTACCCTGTATGTAGGCAATCTTCCTGAGGAAATCACAGAGCCGGAACTGCGCGACCAGTTTTACCAGTACGGCGAGATTCGGTCGATTGCACTGGTGCCGCGACAGCAATGCGCCTTCGTGCAGTACACCAAACGAAGTGCCGCCGAGCTGGCAGCTGAGCGCTCCTTCAACAAGCTGGTGATCCATGGCCGCAAGGTAAGCATAAAGTGGGCCCACTCCCAGGCCAAGCAAGGAACTGCGGCCAAGACGGAAAGACGCTTTGAGGTGGCAGGCATTCCGCCACCCAGCGCCAAGCCAAATGACTACTTTAATCTGCGACAGGAGCAGATAAATGTCATGCCGGCTGGCATGAAGCTCCATCAGTTACCCTCAAACTTGGTGCCGGCCTCCGCGTACCAGATGTACGGACAACCAACCTATGCGGCGCCCTACAGCAACACAAACAGCGGCACAAGCGCAACGGCCACATCTACCTCTGGTGTGAATCTCGACTCGATCTCGATTCCTCCGCCACCAGGTCAAGTACCCTATCCCAGTCAGGATGCCACCCGCATGGGCGCCCTGaataaataa
- the LOC108156388 gene encoding ATP-dependent RNA helicase abstrakt — protein MANVKRYRRTSKSSDDGAEENDDYVPYVPVKERKKQHMMKLGRVVQLASETAQTKSSSENENDDDSQGAHDAETYGRKYNISLLDQHTELKKIAEAKKLSAVEKQLREEAKIMESIAQQKALMGVAELAKGIQYEDPIKTSWRPPRYIEAMSEEERQAIQKHLRILVEGENPSPPIRSFREMKFPKGILDGLAAKGIKTPTPIQVQGLPTVLAGRDLIGIAFTGSGKTLVFVLPILMFALEQEYSLPFERNEGPYGLIICPSRELAKQTHEIIQHYSKHLQACGMPEVRSCLAMGGLPVSEAMDVISRGVHIVVATPGRLMDMLDKKILTLDMCRYLCMDEADRMIDMGFEEDVRTIFSFFKGQRQTLLFSATMPKKIQNFARSALVKPVTINVGRAGAASMNVTQQVEYVKQEAKVVYLLDCLQKTAPPVLIFAEKKQDVDCIHEYLLLKGVEAVAIHGGKDQEERSRAVDAYRVGKKDVLVATDVASKGLDFPNVQHVINYDMPDDIENYVHRIGRTGRSNTKGLATTLINKITEQSVLLDLKHLLLEGKQEVPDFLDELAPEAEHQHLDLGDSHGCSYCGGLGHRITECPKLEAVQNKQASNIGRRDYLSNTAADY, from the coding sequence ATGGCAAATGTAAAGAGATACAGGAGAACTTCAAAGTCATCCGATGACGGAGCGGAGGAGAACGATGACTATGTACCGTATGTGCCTGTCAAAGAGCGGAAAAAGCAGCACATGATGAAGCTCGGTCGCGTCGTCCAACTGGCATCCGAAACGGCACAGACCAAGTCGTCCAGCGAGAATGAGAACGACGACGACTCACAAGGCGCTCACGACGCCGAGACCTATGGACGGAAATACAACATCAGCCTCCTGGACCAGCATACGGAACTGAAAAAGATAGCAGAGGCAAAAAAACTAAGCGCTGTGGAGAAACAGTTGCGCGAGGAGGCAAAGATCATGGAGAGCATTGCCCAGCAGAAGGCCCTGATGGGAGTAGCGGAACTGGCGAAGGGCATACAGTACGAGGATCCTATAAAGACATCCTGGCGTCCGCCGCGCTACATAGAAGCCATGTCTGAGGAGGAGCGACAAGCAATCCAAAAGCACCTGAGGATCCTCGTAGAGGGCGAGAATCCCAGCCCCCCCATACGGAGTTTCCGCGAGATGAAGTTTCCGAAGGGCATACTTGATGGCCTTGCCGCTAAGGGCATTAAGACACCCACTCCGATCCAAGTCCAAGGCTTGCCCACCGTCCTCGCTGGGCGGGATCTCATTGGAATTGCTTTCACTGGCTCCGGCAAGACACTGGTATTTGTGCTGCCCATCCTCATGTTTGCGCTTGAGCAGGAGTATAGTCTGCCCTTTGAACGCAATGAAGGACCATACGGACTGATAATATGCCCGTCGCGGGAGCTGGCAAAGCAGACGCACGAGATCATTCAGCACTACAGTAAACACCTTCAAGCGTGTGGCATGCCTGAGGTGCGATCCTGTCTGGCCATGGGAGGGCTGCCAGTTAGCGAGGCTATGGATGTGATATCCCGAGGCGTCCACATTGTGGTGGCGACGCCCGGACGACTTATGGATATGCTGGATAAAAAGATCCTCACGCTGGACATGTGCCGATATCTGTGCATGGACGAGGCTGACCGGATGATTGACATGGGCTTCGAGGAGGATGTCCGCACAATTTTCTCCTTCTTCAAGGGCCAGCGCCAGACCCTCTTGTTCTCGGCTACTATGCCGAAAAAGATTCAGAATTTTGCCCGGTCTGCGCTTGTGAAGCCGGTAACCATAAATGTTGGGCGAGCGGGAGCCGCTTCTATGAACGTCACCCAACAGGTGGAATATGTAAAGCAGGAGGCAAAAGTTGTCTACTTGCTCGACTGCCTACAGAAGACTGCGCCACCCGTGCTGATATTTGCCGAGAAGAAGCAGGACGTGGACTGCATACACGAGTATTTGCTGCTGAAGGGAGTCGAGGCGGTGGCCATACACGGCGGAAAGGACCAGGAAGAGCGCTCTCGAGCTGTCGACGCCTACCGCGTGGGAAAGAAAGACGTGCTTGTGGCCACAGACGTCGCCTCGAAGGGTCTGGATTTTCCCAATGTGCAACATGTCATTAACTACGACATGCCAGATGATATTGAAAACTACGTGCATCGCATTGGTCGAACGGGTCGTTCGAACACCAAAGGATTGGCTACCACTCTTATCAACAAGATTACCGAGCAATCTGTACTTCTAGATTTGAAACACCTTCTTCTTGAGGGCAAGCAGGAGGTGCCCGATTTTCTCGACGAATTAGCGCCAGAGGCCGAGCACCAACATCTGGACCTGGGCGATTCACATGGTTGCAGCTACTGTGGCGGTCTTGGGCATCGCATCACCGAGTGCCCCAAGCTGGAGGCCGTTCAGAACAAGCAGGCCTCCAACATCGGTCGAAGGGACTACCTATCGAACACTGCTGCCGATTACTAG